Proteins from a single region of Aureibacter tunicatorum:
- the hpt gene encoding hypoxanthine phosphoribosyltransferase, whose product MKVLDKNFKVFISQEQIAQRVKELGEMISKDYQDKNPLFISVLNGSFVFTADLMRELDILPQVSFIKVSSYEKMSSTGSVKEHIGLNENVFNRHLILVEDIVDTGNTIVKLYEMFKELGPASIEVASALLKPEAYKKEINVKYVGFEIPNKFVLGYGLDYDGYGRNLKDIYQLAE is encoded by the coding sequence ATGAAAGTATTAGATAAGAACTTTAAGGTATTTATTTCCCAAGAGCAAATAGCTCAACGAGTGAAAGAGCTTGGCGAGATGATATCGAAAGACTATCAAGACAAAAATCCATTGTTCATTTCTGTATTAAACGGTTCGTTTGTGTTCACAGCAGACTTGATGAGAGAGTTGGATATTTTGCCGCAAGTGTCATTCATCAAAGTCTCATCTTATGAGAAAATGAGCAGCACGGGTAGTGTGAAAGAGCATATAGGATTGAATGAAAATGTTTTCAACAGACATTTGATTCTTGTGGAGGATATTGTGGATACTGGCAATACGATAGTGAAGTTGTATGAAATGTTCAAGGAGTTGGGGCCTGCTTCTATTGAGGTAGCGTCGGCTTTATTGAAACCAGAGGCTTACAAAAAGGAAATCAATGTGAAATACGTTGGATTTGAGATTCCAAATAAATTTGTATTGGGCTATGGGTTGGATTATGATGGTTATGGTCGTAACTTGAAGGATATTTACCAATTAGCGGAATAA